In one window of Tumebacillus algifaecis DNA:
- a CDS encoding phage tail protein: MAQIKPRNVVAGFRFKVELDGIQVAGFSEVTGLQAEIEYEEYQEGGVNIFVHRFPKHTKYPALVLKRGVSNGDELWKWFLNTRDGKIQKKSGAVIMYDKKDHELCRWTFVNAYPVKWSGPDLNATQSNLAIETIELVHQGIKFIKGK, encoded by the coding sequence ATGGCCCAGATCAAACCGCGCAATGTTGTCGCCGGCTTTCGGTTCAAAGTGGAACTGGACGGGATCCAGGTGGCCGGGTTCAGCGAAGTGACCGGCTTGCAGGCAGAGATTGAGTATGAAGAGTACCAGGAAGGCGGCGTGAACATTTTTGTCCACCGTTTTCCGAAACATACGAAGTACCCGGCGCTCGTATTGAAGCGCGGGGTGAGTAACGGGGACGAGCTTTGGAAATGGTTTCTCAACACGAGAGACGGCAAGATTCAGAAAAAAAGCGGTGCGGTGATCATGTATGACAAAAAGGATCACGAGTTATGCCGCTGGACGTTTGTCAATGCGTACCCGGTCAAATGGTCGGGGCCTGATCTGAATGCAACACAGAGCAATTTGGCGATCGAGACGATCGAACTTGTGCATCAGGGAATCAAGTTTATCAAAGGAAAGTGA
- a CDS encoding DUF6760 family protein, with translation MTLYPVDKIYEEVGFIAYYFHWSHDEIMSMEHKERRRWCDEISRINRNLNGEKPSDNPFDIFGEF, from the coding sequence ATAACCTTATATCCCGTCGACAAGATTTATGAGGAAGTAGGATTTATCGCTTACTATTTCCACTGGTCGCATGACGAGATCATGTCGATGGAGCACAAGGAGCGCCGCAGATGGTGTGATGAAATCTCGCGGATCAACCGCAATCTGAACGGGGAGAAGCCAAGCGATAACCCGTTTGATATATTTGGCGAGTTTTAA
- a CDS encoding phage tail protein, giving the protein MSDRKDPYRKFRFKVEYDGIVSAGFSEVSGYDASVDVVEYREGTEVTTPRKLPGLTKYGNITLKRGMTDNMELFNWIFQYIEKGEIVRKSITITVMDETGAEAAAFQIINAWPMKYSGPDLNATASEVTIESLEIAHEGMKRTK; this is encoded by the coding sequence ATGTCTGACCGTAAAGATCCATACCGCAAGTTTAGATTTAAAGTGGAATATGACGGCATCGTTTCGGCGGGCTTCAGCGAAGTGTCCGGCTACGATGCATCTGTCGATGTTGTCGAGTACCGTGAAGGCACCGAAGTCACGACCCCGCGCAAATTGCCGGGCCTGACCAAGTATGGCAACATCACGCTCAAACGCGGTATGACCGATAACATGGAACTGTTCAACTGGATCTTCCAGTACATCGAAAAAGGCGAGATCGTGCGCAAGTCGATCACGATTACCGTGATGGATGAGACAGGCGCCGAGGCAGCTGCATTCCAAATCATCAATGCTTGGCCGATGAAGTACAGCGGCCCGGATCTCAACGCGACCGCGTCCGAAGTGACGATCGAATCGCTTGAAATCGCGCATGAAGGCATGAAACGTACGAAGTAA
- a CDS encoding phage tail sheath family protein produces MPEYKTPGVYVEEFDSGSVPMEGVSTSTAGFIGCAQRGPTVGVPQLVTSFNDFRRIYGSYLSENQYGEYRYLAYAVEHFFLNGGGRCFVTRVVPSDAVAASNLTEENKDTLNLQVDAKNQGAWGNQVRVVIGNNNKAKTQITAIVEDAEPKYKLKSADGFFAGDVVVFTDAEGNKQYNKIVFAKDGVITLANPLDGAVVDNDLIPKKTIQTCEFSLEASYGDEAEKFENLSFNIESPYYVVNVLGKSNIISVTDLYRTHSEAEEVQTPFQIIAGRVDDGKTFDIVLTQGTDGNPRAMIASDFNGVDDGPGRRTGLEAFVDNDEVAILAIPGVTDPNVQLNLVAHCENLKSRFAVLDLPKETTKVDKVAEHRNYFDSSYAALYGPWLQVFDPLEKRSNYIPPSGSIVGIYSRSDTTRGVHKAPANEVVRNCTGLYCQYNNAEQASLNPIGVNLIRSFTGQGIRVWGARTLSSNGLWKYVNVRRLFIFVEQSTLRGTNWVVFEPNDEPLWARVQRTMDVFLTGVWRTGALVGASPGEGFYINIGRTTMTQDDIDNGRLICEIGIAPVKPAEFVIFRFTQKTSDN; encoded by the coding sequence ATGCCAGAGTACAAAACGCCTGGAGTATATGTAGAAGAGTTTGACAGCGGCTCAGTGCCGATGGAAGGCGTCAGCACCAGCACCGCAGGATTCATCGGTTGCGCACAACGCGGACCGACTGTAGGGGTGCCGCAACTGGTCACCAGCTTTAACGATTTCCGCCGCATCTACGGGAGCTACCTGTCCGAAAACCAATACGGTGAATACCGTTACTTGGCGTACGCAGTCGAGCACTTTTTCCTGAACGGCGGTGGCCGTTGCTTCGTGACGCGCGTTGTGCCGTCCGATGCTGTGGCTGCAAGCAACCTCACCGAGGAGAACAAGGATACCTTGAACCTGCAAGTCGATGCGAAGAACCAAGGGGCATGGGGCAACCAAGTCCGCGTGGTCATCGGCAACAACAACAAGGCGAAAACCCAAATCACCGCGATCGTTGAAGATGCAGAGCCGAAGTACAAACTGAAAAGTGCTGACGGTTTCTTCGCAGGTGATGTGGTGGTGTTCACCGACGCAGAAGGCAACAAGCAGTACAACAAAATCGTCTTTGCAAAAGACGGCGTGATCACACTTGCTAATCCCCTGGATGGCGCAGTGGTCGATAACGACCTGATCCCGAAAAAGACGATCCAAACCTGCGAGTTCTCGTTGGAAGCGTCCTACGGCGATGAGGCGGAGAAGTTTGAAAACCTCTCCTTCAACATCGAAAGCCCGTACTATGTCGTCAACGTGCTCGGCAAGTCGAACATCATCTCGGTGACCGACTTGTATCGCACCCATTCGGAAGCGGAGGAAGTACAAACTCCGTTCCAGATCATCGCAGGTCGTGTGGATGACGGTAAGACGTTCGACATCGTGCTGACTCAAGGCACTGACGGCAATCCGCGTGCGATGATCGCATCCGACTTTAATGGCGTGGACGATGGCCCGGGCAGACGTACCGGTTTGGAAGCGTTTGTGGATAACGACGAAGTTGCGATTTTGGCAATTCCTGGCGTGACCGATCCGAACGTGCAATTGAACCTGGTTGCGCACTGTGAAAACCTGAAGAGCCGCTTCGCCGTCCTCGATCTTCCGAAAGAGACGACCAAAGTGGACAAAGTTGCCGAGCACCGCAACTACTTCGACAGCTCCTACGCGGCGCTGTACGGTCCGTGGCTGCAAGTATTCGACCCGCTGGAGAAACGCAGCAACTACATCCCGCCGTCCGGTTCGATCGTGGGCATCTACTCCCGCTCCGACACGACCCGCGGTGTGCACAAAGCACCGGCGAACGAAGTGGTGCGCAACTGCACCGGCTTGTACTGCCAGTACAACAACGCGGAGCAAGCGTCGCTCAACCCGATCGGCGTCAACCTGATCCGCTCTTTCACCGGCCAAGGGATCCGCGTTTGGGGTGCACGCACCCTGTCCAGCAACGGCCTGTGGAAATATGTCAACGTGCGCCGTCTGTTCATCTTTGTTGAGCAATCGACGCTGCGCGGCACAAACTGGGTGGTATTCGAACCGAACGATGAGCCGCTCTGGGCACGCGTTCAACGCACGATGGACGTGTTCTTGACCGGCGTATGGCGCACCGGCGCTCTGGTCGGGGCAAGCCCGGGCGAAGGTTTCTATATCAACATTGGGCGCACGACGATGACACAAGATGACATCGACAATGGCCGTTTGATCTGTGAGATCGGTATCGCGCCGGTCAAACCTGCCGAATTTGTCATCTTCCGCTTCACGCAAAAAACGAGCGACAATTAA
- a CDS encoding DUF4255 domain-containing protein — protein sequence MADFTVVADVGRTLVQLLRTNMTPDPIPQPEMIGLASPADKGDFVLSLFLYQIEQNGMAQQSYLIDNGSSVKDPPMAVDLHYLLTAHSNADLQTRSIDEQRIMGRALQVLNDNSWVKGSVLQGALADANEEFKVVMREPINLHTAITLFPNQPYKLSFNLVAGPIFIDSGKDKPVGRIVERGDTFGEA from the coding sequence ATGGCAGATTTTACTGTAGTTGCTGATGTCGGAAGAACGCTCGTGCAACTGTTGCGAACGAACATGACGCCCGATCCGATTCCGCAGCCGGAAATGATCGGTCTGGCCTCGCCTGCAGATAAGGGAGATTTTGTTCTTTCCCTCTTTCTTTATCAGATTGAGCAGAATGGGATGGCTCAGCAGTCCTATCTGATCGACAACGGCTCTTCGGTGAAAGACCCGCCGATGGCGGTCGATCTGCACTATCTGCTGACAGCACACTCGAACGCCGACCTCCAGACCCGATCGATCGACGAGCAGAGAATCATGGGTCGGGCCTTGCAGGTGTTGAACGATAACTCGTGGGTCAAAGGGTCGGTGCTACAAGGAGCGCTCGCCGATGCCAATGAGGAGTTTAAAGTGGTCATGCGTGAGCCGATCAATTTGCACACGGCGATCACCTTGTTTCCGAATCAGCCGTACAAGCTGTCCTTTAACCTCGTGGCCGGTCCGATCTTCATCGATTCCGGTAAGGACAAACCGGTCGGACGCATCGTCGAGCGCGGCGATACGTTTGGAGAAGCGTGA
- a CDS encoding ATP-binding protein has product MRQQRGYENGLEHLADLLEWLDVKIGLLLERQQAGGLPADDPMDPFKGLVVSEQEVYRLLEEPVFSFQGEALLSAAALYDLEAGIVERLGQSEAEGVFLPLPYVADVFQLSGLEQQILLVCLAVEVHRKYEKLYAYLQDDVTAKSPTVDLILKLLCTTPEEMMAVIEQLSPNGTLVSYFLKADDGAQDTLLSNKLRLDPRMIRFLLQNGDYDEELAGCAVCFDPDTALPPLRWEGEVQERLRRFVDTSRYESALLFLISGNPGSGKRLQVCHLAQHLGRKLVLVNLREALQQERPLIDILLRAVREAKLQQAALGFSNVHVLLEGEEALQRKHIFWLKGALDRFQGLVFLLSETPWKAAELRQGHVFIDLALQTPPDLVRKKVWEEASATYPVAADLDWRAVAGKFRFTIGQIEQSLRAAQANAHWKVDSDAPIDLASLYQACYAQVQHNLEKKAVRISPRYTFDQLILPDEQKDNLKNACNQMKFRSIVYGEWGFDRKLSYGKGLSMLFAGPPGTGKTMSAEVIANELHLEIYKIDLSQVISKYIGETEKNLQAIFAEAQLSSAILFFDEADALFGKRSEVKDSHDKYANVETAYLLQKMEEYEGITILASNFQQNMDEAFMRRINYVIKFPFPDAEHREMIWRGTFPKETPLDDDLDFRYLADKFQFAGGNIKNIVISAAFLAVETGSPVGMKHIIRAIKHELGKTGKLLLKHELDEFQEYLGV; this is encoded by the coding sequence ATGAGACAACAGAGGGGATACGAAAACGGACTTGAACATCTGGCCGATCTGCTTGAATGGCTGGATGTGAAAATCGGCTTGCTCTTGGAGCGACAACAGGCGGGAGGTTTGCCTGCAGACGACCCGATGGACCCGTTCAAAGGGCTTGTCGTCTCCGAACAGGAAGTCTACCGCTTGCTGGAAGAGCCCGTCTTTTCCTTTCAGGGGGAAGCGTTGCTCAGCGCGGCTGCGTTGTACGATCTGGAAGCTGGGATCGTGGAGCGGCTCGGGCAAAGCGAAGCGGAGGGCGTCTTTTTGCCGCTGCCGTATGTGGCGGACGTGTTTCAACTCTCCGGATTGGAGCAGCAGATCTTGTTGGTCTGCCTCGCCGTCGAAGTGCATCGCAAATATGAAAAGCTCTATGCCTATCTGCAAGACGATGTGACCGCCAAGAGCCCGACGGTCGATCTGATCCTCAAACTATTGTGTACGACCCCAGAGGAGATGATGGCTGTCATCGAGCAGTTGTCACCGAATGGGACGCTCGTTTCCTATTTTCTGAAAGCGGACGATGGGGCGCAAGATACACTCTTGTCCAACAAATTACGCCTCGATCCGCGCATGATCCGCTTTTTGTTGCAAAACGGGGATTACGATGAGGAATTGGCGGGCTGTGCGGTGTGTTTCGATCCTGATACGGCACTTCCACCTTTGCGTTGGGAAGGCGAAGTACAGGAGCGGTTGCGCCGCTTTGTAGACACCAGTCGGTATGAGTCAGCGCTGCTTTTTCTAATCTCTGGCAACCCTGGATCTGGGAAGAGGCTTCAAGTTTGCCATTTGGCACAGCACCTTGGTAGAAAATTGGTGCTGGTCAACCTGCGCGAAGCGTTGCAGCAAGAGCGACCTTTGATCGACATCTTGCTACGAGCTGTTCGGGAAGCAAAATTGCAGCAAGCGGCGCTCGGTTTTTCGAACGTCCACGTGCTGCTCGAAGGTGAGGAAGCCCTGCAGCGCAAACATATCTTTTGGCTGAAGGGTGCGTTAGACCGCTTTCAGGGGTTAGTGTTTCTCCTGTCTGAAACGCCTTGGAAAGCGGCAGAACTTCGGCAGGGGCACGTCTTTATCGACTTGGCATTGCAAACTCCTCCCGACTTGGTGCGCAAGAAGGTTTGGGAGGAAGCCAGTGCGACCTACCCGGTGGCAGCCGACCTCGATTGGCGGGCGGTAGCAGGCAAGTTTCGCTTTACGATTGGCCAGATCGAGCAGTCGCTGCGTGCTGCCCAAGCGAACGCACACTGGAAGGTCGACTCCGATGCCCCGATTGACCTCGCTTCTTTGTACCAAGCCTGTTACGCGCAAGTTCAGCATAATTTGGAGAAGAAAGCGGTGCGGATCTCACCGCGCTACACGTTCGATCAACTGATTCTGCCTGATGAGCAAAAGGACAACCTGAAAAATGCTTGCAACCAGATGAAATTCCGCTCGATCGTCTACGGAGAGTGGGGATTTGACCGCAAATTGTCATATGGTAAAGGGTTGTCCATGCTGTTCGCCGGACCGCCGGGCACGGGGAAGACCATGTCGGCAGAGGTGATCGCCAACGAACTACACCTTGAGATCTACAAAATTGACCTATCACAAGTCATTTCAAAATATATTGGGGAAACGGAAAAAAATCTGCAAGCGATCTTTGCCGAAGCGCAGCTTTCGAGCGCGATTCTGTTTTTCGATGAAGCGGATGCACTGTTTGGCAAGCGCTCAGAAGTGAAAGATTCGCATGACAAATACGCCAATGTCGAAACGGCCTATCTGTTGCAAAAAATGGAAGAGTACGAAGGTATTACCATCTTGGCTTCCAACTTTCAGCAGAACATGGACGAAGCGTTCATGCGGCGCATCAATTATGTGATCAAGTTCCCCTTCCCTGACGCTGAACATCGGGAGATGATCTGGCGCGGCACGTTTCCCAAGGAAACGCCGCTGGATGACGACCTCGATTTCCGCTATCTCGCCGACAAGTTCCAATTTGCAGGTGGGAATATCAAAAACATCGTAATCTCGGCCGCGTTTCTGGCGGTAGAGACGGGAAGTCCCGTCGGAATGAAACACATCATCCGAGCGATCAAGCATGAACTTGGAAAAACGGGAAAACTTTTGCTCAAGCACGAGCTTGATGAATTCCAAGAATATTTAGGCGTGTAG
- the cysT gene encoding sulfate ABC transporter permease subunit CysT, which produces MNKRTRRTAVNQSWLKKSWQGTVLIYFLLLVALPIIRVYGEGFSLGWDRFWEAVAHPVAWQAVMLTVKLSVLAMLCNVIIGSLVAWVLVRYRFPGRRLLHSLVDLPFALPTAVGGLMILLLLGPSSPLGQFFEKNGWEIVYHQPAIVLAMVFVTFPFVVRSIQPLLEELDPAEEEASYTLGATPTRTFWQVILPAIRPGVIGGALLAFSRALAEFGAVVLVAGNLPGKTLVASVYLYGQIESYNPQGAAAISVVLLTLSFLILWGANLLQDRRSRG; this is translated from the coding sequence ATGAATAAACGCACGAGGAGGACCGCTGTGAACCAATCTTGGTTGAAAAAAAGTTGGCAAGGCACGGTGCTGATCTACTTTCTGCTGCTCGTCGCCTTACCGATCATACGCGTGTATGGGGAAGGATTTTCTCTCGGTTGGGATCGCTTTTGGGAAGCGGTCGCACACCCAGTGGCCTGGCAGGCTGTGATGCTGACCGTAAAGCTGTCTGTGCTCGCCATGTTGTGCAACGTGATCATCGGCAGCCTTGTCGCTTGGGTGTTGGTTCGATACCGCTTTCCAGGGCGACGCCTCTTACATTCTTTAGTCGATTTGCCGTTTGCCCTGCCGACAGCTGTTGGCGGGTTGATGATTTTACTGCTGCTCGGTCCGTCCAGCCCACTCGGCCAATTTTTTGAAAAGAACGGCTGGGAGATCGTCTATCACCAGCCTGCGATCGTATTGGCCATGGTCTTTGTCACCTTTCCGTTCGTGGTGCGCTCGATCCAGCCCTTGCTTGAAGAACTCGACCCAGCCGAGGAAGAAGCGTCCTATACGCTCGGGGCGACACCAACGCGAACGTTCTGGCAGGTCATCCTCCCTGCGATCCGCCCAGGTGTGATCGGTGGCGCCTTGCTGGCTTTTTCCAGAGCGCTCGCCGAATTTGGGGCTGTGGTTCTCGTCGCTGGCAACCTGCCAGGCAAGACGCTGGTCGCATCGGTCTATCTCTATGGACAGATCGAGAGCTACAACCCACAAGGCGCCGCGGCGATATCGGTCGTGCTCCTCACCTTGTCCTTTCTGATCCTCTGGGGCGCCAATCTCCTTCAAGACAGGAGGTCTCGGGGATGA